The Elgaria multicarinata webbii isolate HBS135686 ecotype San Diego chromosome 4, rElgMul1.1.pri, whole genome shotgun sequence genome contains a region encoding:
- the MSH5 gene encoding mutS protein homolog 5 isoform X2, which translates to MSTTATFATHCQPQSLPATEQEDEQEQSEVYMSILWYGGELGIAYYDTGDCSIYFMSDTPDNEDLKLLQKVVDEVLPKCILSSAKQDSSIAKFLTNIGATMGDKQEGGKPEVVLYPNMDFGLEVSKQRILSRQFPFVPSHMTATENILYLSSIIPFESPLVLRALGGLLKFLDRRRPGVELEDRHVVVPILAFKKFVLTDIVNVDQDTYCVLQIFKNEVHPSVYKQTSGKKEGLSLYGILNHCRCKWGEKLMRLWLMRPTRNLTELNKRLDVIQFFLLARNHETVLTLQECLKNIKNVPLILRRMSLSNTKASDWQALYKTVYSAVCLRDTCCSLPSTIELFQTISRVFTDDLHYIASLISKVVDFEGSISENHFIVRPNVDPTIDEKKRKLMGLSDFLTEVARKELEDLDNRIPSCSVIYIPLIGFLLSIPKLPTMADKNDFEIDGLDFMFLSEEKLHYRSARTKELDSLLGDLHCEIRDQETLIMYQLQTKILEKSAVLSDVIEYTAQLDVLLSLAVMARENEYIRPCFSHSHVIRIKDGRHPLMELCAKTFVPNSVESSETYGRIKILTGPNSSGKSVYLKQVGLITFMALIGSYVPAAEAEIGAVDGIYTRIHSRESVSLGLSTFMIDLNQVAKAVNNATERSLVLIDEFGKGTNTVDGLSLLAAVLRHWIKEATKCPHILVATNFHSLVQLKFLPDTPLVQYLTMDTHQDGDELVFFYQIKEVSELFRSGKPIQRTDHSLKEKQLQSCKILVDKFLSLDLNNPQMDLKEFMNQEVLSSSASIL; encoded by the exons ATGAGTACTACTGCTACATTTGCCACCCACTGTCAGCCCCAATCACTGCCTGCCACTGAACAAGAAGATGAACAAGAGCAGTCTGAGGTCTATATGTCTATATTGTGGTACGGAGGAGAGCTAGGGATTGCTTATTATGACACTGGAGACTGCTCAATCTACTTTATGTCTGATACACCAGATAATGAAGACCTTAAGCTGCTCCAGAAAGTGGTCGACGAGGTACTTCCCAAATGCATCTTAAGTAGCGCTAAGCAAGATTCTAGCATAGCCAAATTCCTGACCAACATAGGTGCCACTATGGGAGACAAGCAGGAAGGAGGAAAGCCAGAAGTTGTCCTCTATCCAAATATGGATTTTGGCTTAGAAGTAAGCAAGCAAAGGATCCTGTCTAGGCAATTCCCCTTTGTCCCCTCTCACATGACAGCAACTGAGAACATCCTCTATTTGTCTTCCATTATTCCTTTTGAGAGCCCACTTGTGCTAAGAGCATTAGGAGGATTGCTGAAGTTTCTTgacaggagaaggcctggagtTGAACTGGAAGACAGACATGTGGTTGTTCCCATTCTGGCATTTAAAAAATTTGTACTAACAGATATTGTAAATGTAGATCAAGACACTTACTGCGTGCTGCAGATATTTAAAAATGAAGTGCATCCTTCTGTGTATAAACAAACCAGTGGGAAAAAAGAAGGACTCAGCTTATATGGAATTCTGAACCACTGTAGGTGCAAGTGGGGAGAGAAGCTGATGAGACTATGGCTCATGAGGCCTACCCGCAACTTGACAGAGCTGAACAAACGCTTAGATGTCATACAATTCTTCTTGTTAGCTCGAAATCATGAAACTGTTCTAACTCTACAGGAGTGcctcaaaaatattaaaaatgtaccTCTGATTCTTAGGAGGATGTCTCTTTCTAACACAAAAGCAAGTGACTGGCAAGCACTGTATAAAACTGTTTACAGTGCTGTGTGTCTCAGAGATACATGTTGCTCCCTGCCCAGCACCATTGAGCTGTTTCAGACTATTTCACGAGTTTTCACTGATGATTTACACTATATTGCCAGCCTAATCAGCAAAGTGGTAGATTTTGAAGGCAGCATCTCAGAAAACCACTTCATTGTCAGACCAAATGTAGATCCTACCATTGATGAAAAGAAACGCAAGCTAATGGGGCTTTCAGATTTCCTTACAGAGGTAGCCCGAAAAGAACTGGAGGACCTGGATAATAGGATTCCATCTTGTAGTGTTATTTATATTCCTTTAATAGGATTCTTACTTTCTATTCCAAAGCTGCCCACAATGGCGGACAAGAATGACTTTGAGATTGATGGTCTGGATTTTATGTTCTTGTCAGAAGAAAAGCTACACTACCGCAGTGCCAGGACAAAGGAATTGGACAGCTTACTTGGTGACCTTCATTGTGAAATAAGAGATCAGGAAACACTGATCATGTACCAGCTACAGACTAAGATTCTGGAAAAGTCTGCAGTACTTAGTGATGTGATTGAATACACAGCACAGTTGGATGTGCTGTTGTCCCTGGCAGTGATGGCTCGAGAGAATGAATACATCCGACCATGTTTCTCTCACTCCCATGTTATCCGTATTAAGGATGGAAGGCATCCTCTGATGGAATTATGCGCAAAGACTTTTGTGCCCAACTCGGTGGAGAGCAGTGAAACATATGGCCGAATTAAGATCCTCACTGGGCCCAATTCATCTGGGAAAAGTGTATATCTAAAGCAAGTGGGCCTTATTACATTTATGGCCCTAATTGGCAGTTATGTTCCTGCTGCGGAGGCAGAAATAGGGGCAGTTGATGGCATCTATACGAGGATCCATAGCAGAGAGTCAGTATCTCTTGGACTGTCCACTTTCATGATTGATCTTAACCAAGTAGCCAAGGCAGTAAACAATGCCACTGAAAGGTCTTTGGTGTTAATTGATGAGTTTGGCAAAGGCACAAACACAGTGGATGGCCTCTCTCTTCTGGCTGCTGTGCTACGGCATTGGATTAAAGAAGCGACCAAGTGCCCACACATTTTGGTTGCCACTAATTTCCATAGCCTGGTGCAGCTGAAGTTCCTGCCTGATACTCCTCTTGTGCAATACTTGACCATGGACACCCACCAAGATGGAGATGAGCTTGTGTTTTTCTATCAGATCAAAGAAG TATCAGAGCTCTTTCGCAGTGGAAAACCCATTCAACGAACTGACCATTCTTTGAAAGAGAAACAGCTACAAAGTTGCAAAATTCTGGTAGATAAGTTCCTTTCCCTAGATCTCAATAACCCACAGATGGATTTGAAGGAGTTTATGAATCAAGAAGTGTTGTCCTCATCAGCCTCCATACTGTAA
- the MSH5 gene encoding mutS protein homolog 5 isoform X1 — MSTTATFATHCQPQSLPATEQEDEQEQSEVYMSILWYGGELGIAYYDTGDCSIYFMSDTPDNEDLKLLQKVVDEVLPKCILSSAKQDSSIAKFLTNIGATMGDKQEGGKPEVVLYPNMDFGLEVSKQRILSRQFPFVPSHMTATENILYLSSIIPFESPLVLRALGGLLKFLDRRRPGVELEDRHVVVPILAFKKFVLTDIVNVDQDTYCVLQIFKNEVHPSVYKQTSGKKEGLSLYGILNHCRCKWGEKLMRLWLMRPTRNLTELNKRLDVIQFFLLARNHETVLTLQECLKNIKNVPLILRRMSLSNTKASDWQALYKTVYSAVCLRDTCCSLPSTIELFQTISRVFTDDLHYIASLISKVVDFEGSISENHFIVRPNVDPTIDEKKRKLMGLSDFLTEVARKELEDLDNRIPSCSVIYIPLIGFLLSIPKLPTMADKNDFEIDGLDFMFLSEEKLHYRSARTKELDSLLGDLHCEIRDQETLIMYQLQTKILEKSAVLSDVIEYTAQLDVLLSLAVMARENEYIRPCFSHSHVIRIKDGRHPLMELCAKTFVPNSVESSETYGRIKILTGPNSSGKSVYLKQVGLITFMALIGSYVPAAEAEIGAVDGIYTRIHSRESVSLGLSTFMIDLNQVAKAVNNATERSLVLIDEFGKGTNTVDGLSLLAAVLRHWIKEATKCPHILVATNFHSLVQLKFLPDTPLVQYLTMDTHQDGDELVFFYQIKEGVSTVSHAANIAALAGMPPKVIARGVEVSELFRSGKPIQRTDHSLKEKQLQSCKILVDKFLSLDLNNPQMDLKEFMNQEVLSSSASIL; from the coding sequence ATGAGTACTACTGCTACATTTGCCACCCACTGTCAGCCCCAATCACTGCCTGCCACTGAACAAGAAGATGAACAAGAGCAGTCTGAGGTCTATATGTCTATATTGTGGTACGGAGGAGAGCTAGGGATTGCTTATTATGACACTGGAGACTGCTCAATCTACTTTATGTCTGATACACCAGATAATGAAGACCTTAAGCTGCTCCAGAAAGTGGTCGACGAGGTACTTCCCAAATGCATCTTAAGTAGCGCTAAGCAAGATTCTAGCATAGCCAAATTCCTGACCAACATAGGTGCCACTATGGGAGACAAGCAGGAAGGAGGAAAGCCAGAAGTTGTCCTCTATCCAAATATGGATTTTGGCTTAGAAGTAAGCAAGCAAAGGATCCTGTCTAGGCAATTCCCCTTTGTCCCCTCTCACATGACAGCAACTGAGAACATCCTCTATTTGTCTTCCATTATTCCTTTTGAGAGCCCACTTGTGCTAAGAGCATTAGGAGGATTGCTGAAGTTTCTTgacaggagaaggcctggagtTGAACTGGAAGACAGACATGTGGTTGTTCCCATTCTGGCATTTAAAAAATTTGTACTAACAGATATTGTAAATGTAGATCAAGACACTTACTGCGTGCTGCAGATATTTAAAAATGAAGTGCATCCTTCTGTGTATAAACAAACCAGTGGGAAAAAAGAAGGACTCAGCTTATATGGAATTCTGAACCACTGTAGGTGCAAGTGGGGAGAGAAGCTGATGAGACTATGGCTCATGAGGCCTACCCGCAACTTGACAGAGCTGAACAAACGCTTAGATGTCATACAATTCTTCTTGTTAGCTCGAAATCATGAAACTGTTCTAACTCTACAGGAGTGcctcaaaaatattaaaaatgtaccTCTGATTCTTAGGAGGATGTCTCTTTCTAACACAAAAGCAAGTGACTGGCAAGCACTGTATAAAACTGTTTACAGTGCTGTGTGTCTCAGAGATACATGTTGCTCCCTGCCCAGCACCATTGAGCTGTTTCAGACTATTTCACGAGTTTTCACTGATGATTTACACTATATTGCCAGCCTAATCAGCAAAGTGGTAGATTTTGAAGGCAGCATCTCAGAAAACCACTTCATTGTCAGACCAAATGTAGATCCTACCATTGATGAAAAGAAACGCAAGCTAATGGGGCTTTCAGATTTCCTTACAGAGGTAGCCCGAAAAGAACTGGAGGACCTGGATAATAGGATTCCATCTTGTAGTGTTATTTATATTCCTTTAATAGGATTCTTACTTTCTATTCCAAAGCTGCCCACAATGGCGGACAAGAATGACTTTGAGATTGATGGTCTGGATTTTATGTTCTTGTCAGAAGAAAAGCTACACTACCGCAGTGCCAGGACAAAGGAATTGGACAGCTTACTTGGTGACCTTCATTGTGAAATAAGAGATCAGGAAACACTGATCATGTACCAGCTACAGACTAAGATTCTGGAAAAGTCTGCAGTACTTAGTGATGTGATTGAATACACAGCACAGTTGGATGTGCTGTTGTCCCTGGCAGTGATGGCTCGAGAGAATGAATACATCCGACCATGTTTCTCTCACTCCCATGTTATCCGTATTAAGGATGGAAGGCATCCTCTGATGGAATTATGCGCAAAGACTTTTGTGCCCAACTCGGTGGAGAGCAGTGAAACATATGGCCGAATTAAGATCCTCACTGGGCCCAATTCATCTGGGAAAAGTGTATATCTAAAGCAAGTGGGCCTTATTACATTTATGGCCCTAATTGGCAGTTATGTTCCTGCTGCGGAGGCAGAAATAGGGGCAGTTGATGGCATCTATACGAGGATCCATAGCAGAGAGTCAGTATCTCTTGGACTGTCCACTTTCATGATTGATCTTAACCAAGTAGCCAAGGCAGTAAACAATGCCACTGAAAGGTCTTTGGTGTTAATTGATGAGTTTGGCAAAGGCACAAACACAGTGGATGGCCTCTCTCTTCTGGCTGCTGTGCTACGGCATTGGATTAAAGAAGCGACCAAGTGCCCACACATTTTGGTTGCCACTAATTTCCATAGCCTGGTGCAGCTGAAGTTCCTGCCTGATACTCCTCTTGTGCAATACTTGACCATGGACACCCACCAAGATGGAGATGAGCTTGTGTTTTTCTATCAGATCAAAGAAGGTGTGTCCACTGTCAGCCATGCAGCCAACATTGCAGCTTTGGCTGGCATGCCACCTAAAGTGATTGCCCGAGGAGTAGAAGTATCAGAGCTCTTTCGCAGTGGAAAACCCATTCAACGAACTGACCATTCTTTGAAAGAGAAACAGCTACAAAGTTGCAAAATTCTGGTAGATAAGTTCCTTTCCCTAGATCTCAATAACCCACAGATGGATTTGAAGGAGTTTATGAATCAAGAAGTGTTGTCCTCATCAGCCTCCATACTGTAA